The Cryptomeria japonica chromosome 9, Sugi_1.0, whole genome shotgun sequence DNA segment ttcctaatttccacctattttctaaattcctaattttaatttccacctaattaacttgtctttagtgctccctatttttgtgcttcatgcgtcatactcttggcatagcaagatgtcataaggttctagtcctctaagctttgcattggcaatatgtcataattcatgacatagaaggtgtcataaccttcttcttttcactcatttttcccattttgaaatcaattgcttctaatatccatttcatgctaaatttgatcctatctccaatttatctataaattggatgatcttcatcaatcaaaaataacccctaatcagactattgaatttctaatcactttgtcagaTCAcccttcgagtattcttgtgtcaatgtcaatcttgctttctcaattaggtttatgcacttgaaggtgagatctacaacaaaactatttggagaagaaagaagaacaatggagccgcatgaagggaacatctagtttgcataatctttttaaatgttttatctttatgtctctattgaatgtgtttaggatagattcattgcaatgaatgcatttgtgattgagttattatgtttatcttgttttgtgatgatttcctatttcctaacatacagtaTCTACTAAAGGCATAtgccatgagaatgaagagaaagggtGATAAAGCATCACCTTGTCTTATTCCATGTGTACCTTGAAAAAACGTTGAGGGATgtccatttattagaatagaaaaatggACACCTAAGACAcaagttttgatccatttgcaccatttttcTGAGAAGCCgaattttgataatactttaaaGAAAAAATCCCACTTAACCTAgtcgtatgctttcatcatatcaagtctgacaataaaattttcttgttggttttcatggatagagtgtaaaacctcatgtgctactagggctccttccatagtctccctgcctgggacaaaacccccttgttcttgtgAGATGATCTTGGGTATGAGATAATAcattctaaggtaaatggccttagttacgattttgtagattgtgttacaaagagaaataggtatAAATTCTGCGAATGTTGATGGAGAAGGTgtttttgggatgagaacaatatttgttgcattaaattTTTTTAGCATTGCTCCCCTTTTTCTAGATTCTTCCATTACCgctaagaggtcaaaaccaatcacatcccaacacttttggaaaAAGAGGGCGGTAAACCCATCCGTACCTGGGGCTTTATCTGGAGAAAGGGAGAATACGACTTTGTGAACTTCCTCTAGAGTGAAAGGGGCCAGTAGGACTCTGTTATCCTAGTCGGAGATCAGAGGAGGGATAGATTGCAGTAGAAGCTCGGCATTATCCTTCCAAAAAGGATCTAAATTAGAAGGTGGGGGGGCTAAAAGATTCTTGAAAAACTTTACTTCTTCATCTTGAATGTctgctaaatttttaatcaatacccCTCTGTCtgcatgcttgattgagaatataacattagattcttttctttgttttgtggatacatgaaagaattttgtgttcttatctccctgcTTCAGCCAGAGCTCTCTTGATTTATGTCTCCAATATACTTCTTCTCTCTTACAAGCTTCTTCCCACTCACTTTCAAGACCCTTCTGTGTAGAATGCAGGAGTTGATCCAGTCCCTTAGAAATTGtgttttggttaacttcttccaattgttgtgcaataatttttttttgagcaAAAACGTTCTTAAAGATCTTTCTATTCCATTCCTTAGCCTGAACcttaataaactgaagtttcttaaaaaattggaacatctttgttccactacatgcaggggcagatacccaccattgtcttaataaagtctgaaagtgtggatgtctaaaccacatgcgctcaaacttgaaagaagaaccaaaacatgACATAGGGTTCTGTTTTTGCCATTCAAGGACAATTTGAACTGGGAAGTGATATGATTCTGAAATAGGAAGAATGTTTGAATAATAACTAACCTGATTAAGGCACCATTCCAAGGGAATGAAAAACCTGTCGAGTCTCTCTGCAATCTGAAGGAAGCCtgatctcctgttagtccaagtgaagagaccattatttggaatcacatccaataagttgttttctATGGTGAAACTAGAAAATCCTGCATAGATCATGGGGGTGGGTAGattcctccttgtttctccttatgagacaagattgcattaaagtctcATCCGATGATAAAATTATgtgcttcttcttgttggagtaaAAGAGTCAGTTTGTCCCATAGGTCTTTCTTTTCCTGAGTGGGGATGGGGCGATAAACAGTAAATATCGtaaaggtcatgtcatagcatACTACTTTCAACATTTGAAAATTATGATCTTGATCTAATATGTGAGCTTgaacttttttaggattccataatgtaagcaatcctcctaaggccccaacaccttgcatatgggaagatccaaattgtgtccatttagccaaTACTTTATGATACATTTCCTGTGATAACTTCATTTCttggagtataaagatgtcagcctttgaagaatcaaggtgagatttgattctccctcttttgtcagGAGCATTAATGCCCCTGACGTTCCAAGAAATCATTAGCTTGTTAATCAGGCCCCCAGTTCGAATTCAGTAGTTAGCCTTTTTAACCATTTTATCTACCCCTTGAGCTTAATTAACCATGACTACTTCTAACCCTTGGTACGTGTGTACCTTACAAGGAGCCTCTAAATGATTATCATCTGTACCGTGAGCCTAGCTGGATGAATTTTGAGCTGTCAGTATTAAAGGAAAGGCTTTGAAGGTGATCTTGTCATAATAATCTAAGCATATTCACCTCACTTACTAATTTATTTGATACTTTGAGTTGATTTCCCCATAGGCCTTCTTGTCAAATGGTAGCAATATTGATGACGAATTTAGTTTGCACGTGTGTTGAGGCGGCGACCTCCTTTCAAATGGGCATATTTTTTACATTAATAGACTCATATGAATGTGAATTTCTTGAGCTTAGCCGAGTCTCGTCTGTGTTGTATCTGCAATATGGATACACCTTTGAGGTTGGTGAGTCTGAAGAGACAAATGGCTTTCACAGGGGAAATCAAGGATGATAGGTTGAAGGGCATCCTTCTCTTTCCTCATGGACTAGTTATTAGAGCGGTTAGGAAGATATTAGGAGATGAATACATCAAGAATGATGACAGGACAAGGGAAAACTTTGAACATTGCAACCATGTTCTTAGTCGTGGCCATGCAGTTTGAGAGGGACAGGGAGGTGGTGAAGAAATTCTGTCGAAATGTTTTTAATGACCTTCTAGGAGAACTAGGTAGGGTGGTCGTCAATGTGATTGACGAGCTCACAGTGCCAAAACCTAAGCACTATGATCGGTTTATGTGGAAAAACAAACTGGTTCTAAGGTTTCCAATCTTGGAGATAGAAGGCGAGGACACCTTTGCTGCTTATAGACCAATAATCCAACGAAACTTCTTTTTCCTGATGTGGCTCATTTATGTCAAAAGGCCAAACTGCAAGAATTGTTTTGAAAATTACTTGAAAGAAGAATGAATTGAAGTTGTGGTGGATGATGAGAAGATTCCCGACACCCCCATTTCCTGCCAGGGAGAGTCATCGGCTAATACAGGACTTGAGAAGGGCAAGGCTTGAAAAAAGGGGAGGTTCGCTTCCTCTGATCCCTATGGTCTGAATGGATTTCCCAACTAGTTAGACGTAGATGGATGTAGCTTTTAGTAATCTAGCTTCATAATTATAAGACTAAGTCCTTTTTGTTTTGCCTATCATGGTTAATTTTGTTACCGCCAGAATCTTGAAGACAAAACTCATTATAAGGTTTTTTGATATACAGTTAAGAAATAATGTTTCTATTTCACTTAAATATACAAGATATTTTATACTAAACTGATTTGGTCTTGCAAATTTTCATCTAAAATCTTGTATTTATCTTAGATTATCTATTTACCCTCTAGTTTAACCATGCTTCTTGTGGAACATATTTTCTATCCTCGGCTTATGAAATTAGATTTAGGTATATCCAAATTAAAAGCTTTAGTTATCTTTGGTTCACAATCAGGTGATAGGTATATGTTTTCTTAGGCTCTTGTATTGACTCTGTATCTTTTAGCTTGCATTTTttgtcattatatatatatatatatatatatatatatatatatatatatatatatatatatatatatatatatatatatatatatatatatatatatatatatatatatatatatatatatagttatataaatgtatatatttatatttatatttatatatatataatatatatacacatatataactAAATAttcacatacatatatgtgtatattcatatatatacatatatataaatatatgcgtatatatatatatacatacatacatacatatatatacatatatatattatatatatatatatatatatatatatatatatatatatatatatatatcatattttcACATGTTATATGTACCTTTCATGCCTTATTTCTTATGTATACTCTTCTTTATATGAATAGTTATTTAGTGTGATTCTTGTTGTTTTTCATTATGATTGGGTTGACCATGTACTTCATATATATAcctacaattatatatatatatatatatatatatatatatatatatatatatagttatatagttATAGTTATATGtttatgtatttttatttatttgtttgttttcgGTACGCATTTTATcttagtgtgtatatatatatacttttatatttataaatatattctctctttttttctttgtgTTGTGGATTTCCCTTGCGGAGTGCTCTGCTTTGTTATCAAGACTTATATTTCCCTTGATCTTCGACTGTCATGGCCCTAGACTGGGAATTGGCATTATCAAAGTAACTTTAAGGGATGAATACTGGTTAATCAAGGTGATATTGTAAGATAAGATTTGTGTATTGTGTTGGTATTTAGTTATCTTTTTCAACCCATTGACTATACTTCTGTTGCCTCTATTTGCGTCAGGAATTATTTtgtagataactttagacttcagtTCGTTTTAACTAAATTACTCAAGTTTTAGCTCCAGTGATATGGGTCATCAACTCTTGTTTCGATTTTCTTGCTAGAATGGTTTAAGATTGTATCTACTCTCGGTTGAATTTTATTAAGTGTAAGAATATTTGAAGAAAGGATTGAATACGTTTACCTTTTGTCTTATTGACGCGAAGATGGATTATCCTTGTAAACACTTTTGATAGGAATTATTTTATTGTTGTGAGACTACCATAATGCAGGAGAAAGGTTGTCTAGAATGTTTTTACAGGATTATTAGGCTTACCAAGGAAGGTACAAAATCCCGATTAAGATAGAGTTCCCTCATTTGTTGTCTCTGGTAATCACCACTTTAAGGCAGGAAATGTTAACATACCTCATAACTGTATCGGGCTATTACCTTGTATATGTTTACCACACGGCTCCACAAGATGAGTGGATCAATTATAATGTATGTAATTTTGTTTGTAACAAGCCAATGGCTATGATGTAATTTTCCAAGATAATATCCTTGGgcaagactggaggttttcttagTTCAGTTCTTTCCTATCGATGCCCACACTGAACTGAGCATGTactatgtaaaaaaaaaattaaattaataaatatattatatagctACAAGCCATTatcaatcaaaataataataataataattaagtttaagattaatttaattattataattataattatatagattttttaattaaattaagattatatgaacttaagaaaaatatatatatttatcataaTGTTTATGttattataaaattaatattattttattgaagtgagatttatagttaatattaaaaaaatataattacaataataaattttttattattattatttttatgtgtTAAATGCTTTTAGTTTTTTATTAACAATGTTTTTTTGAGTGTAATGTGCCTTGGGGTAATtactatattataataataattattattattattattatttaatattaattacaatagaataatatacaatttttttagtggaataatgaaaaaatatgataagggggatgaccccacaatgcaACGATTAGTTGCGAGCTTTCTACATGAGAGGTCTTGTGTTCGAGTCTACTTGAGGCCTACGTGTTCCACACACAAGACGACACAAGGAGATAtaggttcatagctctagtcaaaagcgaaTAACAATAATAGTGAAGTCAACTACAAATACTAATAACATTTCTaacttttataatatttttaattttataaagccaataaattatttataattcttttataatattgataattatatatttttaattttataaagccaataaattatttataattttaaaattaatataaccTTAAAATATTATACCAAATAATATTTATTACTCATAATCAAATGTATTACCTCAAACTATCTATCAAAAtataacatttatttaatttatataattacgctgagaggcttattatgctcacaAACATATGTAAAAACCTATGTCAATAAAAACAAAATCCATTTAATTTGGCATACATTTGATgtcaattaaaaataatattttattattattattagattttataatttttaaatgcaaaGCTATTTTGTTTTCAAAGAAAAAAAGCATTTAATTTTCTTTATATTAttagattatataatttttaaagacatttttttttgttttcaaagaaaaaaaaatattttctttattattatcaaatttaataagttttaaatgcaattttttcgtttatgaaaaaaaaatctttctaatcttcttaaaaatttattatttttaaatattaaaaaataaattctcACGATAAGGATATCTTCCTAAAAATCAACTTAATTaaagtaagtttctaaattcatatttaaaaaatatttatgatatttttttaaatatttaaaaaatgaaaaaccatttattcctattttaaaaaaaatcaaattcataatttttataataatattataaaatgagttatattaatattatattatttaaataaaataataaaaaattaaattattaaattattaattttactATACAATAACACcacatttttaaaaacaaaataaaataaaataaaacggaTAAAAAATGGAGagtttctaattttctaatttttccggCTTTAAAAGATAACTTTCTATTTAATTACACACGTTAGATCATTGCTAAACTTGTTTCTTTTAAAACACAACATGAGGGTTTATTGTTTTAAGAAGAATGTAGGGTGGTCATTGttctatgaagtttttgttttaaaaaattgggTTTTGAGCATGATTTAACAACATAGTAAGAGTATCATTTgtctattttgtttattattttcttttatttttgtgcATGATGGGTCATTATGGTTGGGGATGAGACAAAGGGAGATAACATTTGAGAGGAACAATAGAGTTCTGGCTATCACAATGTATTTATATGAATACTTCTATTGTCTTTTTTTTATTGTGATTACAGGTtacaagtttgatgaaaatgagttGGATTTCTGAAGACTACTTGATTTCATTTGCATGTGATGATTTTTAATAAAAGAAGGTAATCAAAACATGTTTTAATTTAATTGCATGGAACACCATTGATTTCTCTATGTTGCATATAGTCATATGTATTATATAGTATATCTTGCACTCAAagtttcttgaggaaagaggtaaATTTCATTTGATTATATAATTTGTCTTATATAGTATCCTTTAAATTAAATGCAATTAGACAAGGATaagttttattgattggattagtCAATCACAATCTTTAATCAAGTCTTTGTTTATGTATAGTTGCGGAAAAGATTAGCTTCAAGTAGACAAAACTCTAACTTTTAATTAGGTCTTGTCTTTTGTTATTAGCCGAAaggtattacactcacataatagATTGAAAAATGTTTGTTAATAAAAATTTCCTTGATTAAAATTGATACCTCTCCATATAATTACATTAAGAGACAATAATATAGTGACAAcacattttcttatctatgtcataaaacaaaatgaaaaaaaaataaagaagataAAAATGGACAATTTGAAAGTTTCAATTTTTTCAACTGTTTATttcaaaaatatcatttcaaaatacaatttaaaagataaatttaTATCAAATCGTCACTAAacatgtttattttaaaattttgattatatattagtaaaaattataataattataattataatattacattaattatatgcctattattttttaatattttaataacttTATTTTTACactttaaaatagaaaataaaataaaatagtaaataTTGGAAGCAAATTTCTATAGatgttcatttttattattttaataacttgattgaaaatgaaacattccaTGTACTTTTTAGTACTTTCTATTTTTTCATATAGATAAACAAGCAACACTTctataaattcaaaaaatgattaCGGATAAACTTTATTATATGAATATTTCATAAAACATTAAATTTTATGTGTTGCATAGGCACCATCCATTGTTGTTCTCGTTATTCTATCTATGGCTTTGATGTTAACAactatgatttttttttaactcttataaattgagttttatttttttaatcaaaatttcattgggtcattatattttgtgTCAATGTGTTAGAGATTTTATAGGTGTGAAAATgaagaaacaaaacaaaatcatttaatttttttaattttgggaTTCAAAATATTTTGACACTTTTTCCTTATTTTTACGGGAAAGATTtcctctttattttttttattcatcCATCGTATTGTAAGATTGGAAAAAAAATCGAAGGTTGGCTTATGATTTTAACAAACAGATGTCTTCTTAGATATGTATTTTGTATGGTGATTTTTCCTATTAAGAAATCTAATTTGAGATATTTCTGTTTAGgagaatttttaaaatattatattttttataaaatcaaGGTATTTAAAGAGGTTTTTAATGACAATTTTTTCAATTGTTACAAAAATTTGTTattattcaaaatttcttgtgtgcAAGTGGAGACATGACAATCACAATCCAATGCAAAAAGAGATTTGATCTCCCCattcaaattataattttttttatttcatttacattatttttaGATTTTGCAAATTTCttgaagggttaaatgaattgaaATGTCTAGAAGtaataaattttgtgtctttagtgGAGTTACCAAAGCAACTCTGTAAACTACCCAAATTGAACACTCTTTATATCAAGAGCGGCTCTCAATTAAACTCTTTGACAAATTTGCTTAACAACCTTACCACTCTAAGAGAGTTGCATTTAGAAAAATGTCAAAGTTTGCTAGAATTGCCTTTCTACCAACTTACAAACCTAAGAGAGTTGCATTTAATTAGGTGTGTGAGTTTGAATGAGTTGCCTTTAGGAATTGATCATCTCGAAGCTCTCAGAGTATTGAACATTATAGATTGTTGGAGTTTGAAATCGTTACCTTCCACCCTAGGGCAGCTTAAAAATTTAATAAGTTAGAATTAACTTATTGTGTGATTTTGGAATATTTATTTGACACAATAGGCCACCTTACAAGTCTAACAATGTTGGACTTAAATTGACATGTATAGGTTTGAAAACATTGCCTGACACAATAGACCAACTTACTTGAGTCTAACAACGTTGGACTTAACATTGATAGAGTTGAAAGAATTGCCTTCCAACTTAAGCAATCTCAAATCCCTTAAAATCAAATTGCCTTTCGAGCTAAGCAACTCCAAATCTTGAAATTAAACATCATTAGTTGTGATGATTTGCAATCATATGTTTGTTAGAGGAATGACAATATCAAGTTGTACACATTGtccaaaagataaaaaaaatgaaaGTTAGTTATTAATTGAGAGGGATTTGATTCAAAGTAAATATTGTGTTTGCATTGCTCACCACAATGCACTTGGATTGTAATGTTCTGATTAATGAGAAAAACATATTTTCAGGACTCGAAACCTTTAACTTGGATTGTAATGTTGTTTGTTTCTTTAAAATACATAAAGTGCTTGATGTTAAATTTGATAGTAAATAAGATTTTAGACAATGTTTTTTTCTCTGAAATATTAGAATGTAAAATTTATAGTCGTTGTATAAAGTTAGAACATTATAGATTGTTGGAGTTTGAAATCGTTACTTTCCACCCTAAGGCAActtaaaaatttaataaagttaGAGTTAACTTATTGTGTGAGTTTGGAAGAATTGCTTGACACAATAAGCCATCTTACAAGTCTAACAATGTTGGACTTAAATCGATGCACAAGTTTGAAAAAAATGTCTAACACCATAGACCAACTTACAAGTCTAGCAATGTTGGACTTAACATTGACGTAGTTGAAAAAATTGCCTTCCAGCTTAAGCAATCTCAAATCTCTTAAAATCAAATCGCCTTAAAAAAAGTGAACATGATTGTACCCATTGTCAAAAAGACAAAAGTTGAAAGTTGGTTATTAATAGAGAAGGATTTGATTCAAAGTAAATAGTGTGTTTGCATTGCTCACCACATTGCACTTGGATTGTAATGTTGATTgttcttttaaaataaataaattgcttgatgtttttattgatggtaaataagattttgaaaaatgttttttttctGACTTATTAGAATGTAAAATTTATAGTCTTTGTTTAAAGTTATATTTTTAGTTGTATAGTTATAtattctttcaaaaaaattgttaGTTGTGTTTTGCTATAGTATGTGTGAAGTTTTGATAATCCACATGGTTGACAACACCATACAATTTCTGCAAACTCTTCAAGTAAGTCACTTCCCATGGTttgagtgatttttttttttttttgaatctatGTGTTGATTTGTGTGATATATTATTTGAAACCAAAGCTCAAACATGGTTGATTGTGGTTACGCTTTGTGATGAAAGTAATACATTATTTGTGTGACCTATTAAGATATCTACATTATTGTGAATGAAACTTTTTAAGATATCACTAGTAgccatatttttttaattagttgTGTATCGAATTAGATGACATATGTACAATTTTTATGTCCATGGTTCCTTGAAATTCTGATATTGCTTCCAATGCACAAATACAAATCGTGAGCCAAATTACTCTATATTGATATTGCTTGCAGGTGCTCAGGGGTGTTTTATGTATTGTTATTTGGTATGTCAGATTGCTTTTTGGTCAGACAAAATGTTAAATAATACATCTATATTGTTTAACAAATAGAAAGCATGAGCCAAATTATTCCATTATGTTTGTATGTTTAGGTGCTCATAAGTGTTTTATGTATTGTTATTTGATATGTCAGATTGCATTTTGATTGGGCAAAAACATTATATATGGTTAAATATTTATAGTCAAAATGTCTAATTTCATCAGTCAATTATCATTTCGTTGTTACGCCAAgaggcatattacactcacataatgaattgaagaATGTTTGGTTATAAAAACTcccatttttaatttataattttaataatttagtCTTAATATTAATTATCAAACAAAagccatattttgtaattaattattgtttttctattattgattttatttttttatttttaaattcaatgTTAAACTAGGGTCGATGTTAAGTTTAGAATTGGAATTAAAGATACGATTATATTACAGTTAAGGATGAATTAGCATTAGTATCAATGTTAATTTATTGAACCATTTCACATCAATCTCGTTGCAATCaactctttattattatttttgaatattaaacatttttaaatttgatattttttattttattaaaatataagtatgctagtttattttaaattaaaaaataaataaaaataaaatgttcaTTAGAATTTGAAAAATGTACTGTtacattatatattttaaattacatTACATTGGTAGGACAGGCGTACGCTGAGGGTTAAGCATATTCTGACAGACACACTTCCCTTCACATCAGCAAAATCATGGCCGCTTCCCAAATTATTACAGCGATTGTATGTATAACAAAAAATACACTTGTATTATTGTGAATGTATGTGCTTCATTTTAGTATTCAGAGAAATGTAAtgggaaaataaaaacaaaagatatTCTGCTCTGATAATGAATTTGGCCCATGGCAGACGGAATCTGCAGAGCTTCACGGCGGAAAAAGCAAAAACATCAGCAGTTATTAGCCGCGAATTTTCCTCGGCGCGAGCGATCAAAACGGAGAAGAGTGCAGGGAATAGTCCCCTGGGTCTCAGAGGGAAATTCAGATTCAAATGCTTTCTTAAACTTAGAAACAAATCTGAATAAGGATCAAGAAAACCCTAGAAACCCTAGTACAATGTTTATAAATTTGAATGGTGAAAACCCAAAAGAAAGCGGAGCTCAGAACGAGGTGGCTGGTAATAATAGTAAACCCCGGATGGGTTTCGATGCGGTCGGTTGGACAAATTCTATGAATCAGAAAATTCAGCCAGTTAAAAGTAAGGTTTCAGAATTAAATTATATGTACTATAAAGGGGTGCTAGACGACGAGGCTAGAAGCCTTTGTAGTCGTGAGGGGAACCCTCAAATTGATCATGGTACAGGGCCAACTAATGACAGCGCATGTGTTTTGTATTCAGAGGATTTTTCTGTTGTATTGGAGTTACCTGGAAGGGAAATTGGGAATACGTGTGAAATAGACAATGTTGGCCATCAGGATGTGGAATTGGTTTCCTTGCTCGACGATGAAGATGAGCGGGATGGGGTTTGTCAAGCAGGGGTTGCTGGTAAGAAAGCGAGGAAGCGAGGAGGGCGATTGCGGTGTAGGAAAGAAATTGGGGAGCTAGACCAGTACCTCGACACACACATTATTGATAGATATATGGAGTAAGTTCTAGTTCTATCCTATTCTAATGTTAAATTTGTGCCAAGTGATATCAAGTGGTGTCGTCTGAAATGTTGATGATTTTTGAACTTCAATCACAACTTTTTACCAGAAGCCTTTTATATTAAATCACTTGTTTTTGGTTGTATAGCACTCGTATTAGCATTCTCAAATTGGTTGTGTGACTGATGCTTTGATGTTACAGCTGAATGATCATCGTCAAGTCGAAATATATTGGCTAGCTATTTTTATATGCCTCAGTAGTGTAAGTCagcgattttttttgtttttattttaaatagCTCTTTGGAGACATCACCTTTTGTCAACTCTAAGCTATCTGTAGTATGCACATTCATACTTCCTAGATTACTAGATTCCATGTTTTAATTTTTTcccttatttaatatttaatgaagAGAATTCAGTGACAAGATACTGAGATCTAATGACAGTGAAATACTTAAAATACTGGAGCATATTTTACAAgcttaattgaataatttaaaaaaGTAGAAGAAGCAGTCACTAGTTGTTCAGTTGGCGAACCTTGGGTGCAATGGGAGTTTTTGGGAGATATAAGCTGCAAGCCCCTATGATTGTGCATATTGTAATTGATGAATAAAAGATGACAACCCTTCTATTTCCGACAATATCCAGATTAGCAGTAGTTCCTGGCTTTGCATCCATTTTCTGGTGATGATTTTATGATAGTTGTTCTCTGATCCAAAAATCAGATCTTGTTGCATGACCAAGAGGTCACTATCAGTCTGAAAATGTTGCTTAACTCCGAGAACTCAGGAAAGAACATGGAGAACAATGATTTAGTAGCAACCAGACATTCCCCAATTATGTAG contains these protein-coding regions:
- the LOC131062788 gene encoding ubiquitin-like-specific protease 1C isoform X1; its protein translation is MADGICRASRRKKQKHQQLLAANFPRRERSKRRRVQGIVPWVSEGNSDSNAFLNLETNLNKDQENPRNPSTMFINLNGENPKESGAQNEVAGNNSKPRMGFDAVGWTNSMNQKIQPVKSKVSELNYMYYKGVLDDEARSLCSREGNPQIDHGTGPTNDSACVLYSEDFSVVLELPGREIGNTCEIDNVGHQDVELVSLLDDEDERDGVCQAGVAGKKARKRGGRLRCRKEIGELDQYLDTHIIDRYMEQIWKKLTKSKKEHCTYLDCLWFSMYLEELTSFKILKWIKAKRIFSKRYVFIPIVHWGHWNLLILCHFGEDLRSRVRTPCMLLLDSLKETDPSRLEPLIRKFLVEVHKGEGRKDSDKVISRFPLLVPEVPQQTNGNDCGVFLLHFIDLFLKQAPDNFSTSEDRYPYFLTKDWFKLRDIRKRRKQINDVLLREQDGTNQMVTRRISTRSKKLNGFLSSGRVSNWIDLSTGA